AGCGGGTCTGGCTCTCCATCACGGGGCCACTCCTGTACTCGCCCTCCACTGTCTCCAGCTCTGTCTCGAAGCTCTGCAGTGCCTCGTCTTCCCCATCCTCTGCTGGCTCCAGGTGGTTCCCCATGGTGCCATAGGACTGGTGTGCCGGGGAGGCCGCCGGCGTCAGGCTCAGCTCAGGCTCCTGCAGGACCGTGGCCACGAAGAGCTGCCCCAGGGGGCAGTGGGGAGTCAGGGCCCAAGGAGCAAAGGGTGTGACtgtggtggggctggggagggataCTCACATTGGAATTGGGGGTGGAGGAAACACTGCTCCGCTCCACATCATTGAAGGCGCCCTCAGACTGGTCTGACATCTGGGGAGAGGGAGGtcaggagggaaaaaatgatGGTCTGGGGGTCCCCAGATGAAGTCAGGGGGGAAACAAGGCACCTCCTCAGGCTCCCCAAGGCGAATGCAGCCCAGAGAGGCAAGGAGGGGATGCAGTGGGGTGAGGGAACAGGATGGGTGGCTGCGTGTGCTCACCTGGTAGCTGGAGGGTTTCCGTGGCTGCAGCTTCTTCAGGCAGAGGCCAAAGAAGGAGAAGACAATGCAGGAGAGGAGGACCACAAAGGTGAAGAGGGTGACAGGGCGGGTAGGACCTAGAGCACAGAGACACTGGGAAGCACATGAGCTTCCAAGGACCTGCTGCACATCCAGCTGAGCCCCACACTGGTGCTTGCTTTGGGTGTTACAAGCGCTCAACCCACTTCCCAGAACCCTATTTGACACTCCCCTCATCTGCCAGGTCTCCATCACAtcttcccccttcccaccctccaTGTCAAGCCTAACTCAGGGGTGACACCAGTGGCTCATTTGCCCAAATATCAGATGTGACCCTCAGCAGTGGCAGAGGCAGTCCCAGTCTTTCCCTACCAAGGCGCAGGACGGAGAAGAAGAGCAGCCAGAACATGCAGAGGATGGGGGCCACCACGACCTGGCTGATGGCGGCGATGTGGAGGCGCTGGTTCAGCTTGGTGGGGATGTACACATAGTAGATGTTATACCGATCAACCATGTGCTTGAGCAGCATGTAGAGCAATCctggtgggaggaggagggcCTTTGAGGGGAGGATAATAGGGACAGGCAGGTCGCAGGGACAGCAAAGCAGGCCCGGGGGATGATGCCCAAGGGTGCCTTCCTGTACCATACGGGAAACATGTGCTCCCACACCACTGCTGGTGGCTGAGACAGGCTGTTTGCACAGCCAGGGGCAGCAGGACCATGGGCCATGGATCATACTCACCAAAGGGGACAATGATGGGGCAGGTGATGCTGTAGGTCATGACAacagagaaaatgcagcagGTCCAGGCATACTCCAGTCCAAACTGGAACTGATAGGCTTGGCTCTGGGGCACAACCAACAGCATCATTactacctctgctgctgcaaaggcTGCAATTGCCTTTGCACCCCAGCCAACAAGATTGCCTTCCCCTGCTAGCCTCTATGAGGCCAGAAGTCCCCACAAGTCTCCTCATAGGACCCAGACAGCCTGAGTTTCCAGTTAGCGCATccctgctgtgcctggggttgtgAAGGCTCAGAGATGAGCAGGGCCACGTACCCGCTTGATGTGGAGCCGCTCGGGTTCAGACTTGGCGAAGCAGAGACGGGCGGTGTAGACAAGGAGGCCTGGGAtgcgcagcagctccatggctgtCCCGATCAGGCTGGAGGTGACCACGTAGTTGACAAAGAAAGCGCCGTTGTCTGGGAGGAAAACGCACCTGCCCCAGGGGCGCAGAGGGTGAGAGCGGGCAGGCGGCCAGGAGAGCCGCGCTGGGCTGGTTTGTCGGGTGCTCTGGGAGGTTCGGGAGCTCCTGGCTACTCACTGGAACTTGACATCAGCCTGGTCCAGAAAGTGGGTGTCGAAGAGCCAGCGGAAAAAAAGGTCCAGGCTGGAGCGGGAAGAAGAGGAGCAGCTCAGAGATGGGGAGCTGCAGAGTGACATGGGGGCACCCAGAGGGTGTGTGCTTTGCCCTGCCCTTGCTAGGTGAGACCCCTTGGACCCTACACTGCCAGAACAGCCCCTTTTGCCACACGCGACCACCACAGCATGGGTGGTTGCCTGCTGGATGGTCAGAATTGCCATAGCTGGGGCTATGCAGACACCTGACCTCGTCCTTTCAGGGGCTGCTGAAGGGCTGACCCCAAGCAGGGCTCCACCAGCACCAGAGGGTCAGCCATGGCAGCCTATCAGgctgctccccttccctcctcctctgaaGGGGAATCTTCCTGTCcatgccagggagcagggaaagcagtGCAGAGGGTGGTCTGTACCTGCTCAGCCCCAGCGAGGGCAGGATGATGACCATGAACACCAGGAAGAAGAAGCACTTGTGCATGGTGAGCTGATTTTCACTTGACCTGCGGAGAGGGGAGGCAAGACAAAACCACTGCATTTCTCCATGGCAGAGCAGCTGGTGGGGAGCATCtactgcagccctggggagccAGCCCTGTTACCTTGTCCAGTGGGACTCGAAGAATGCCGAGTAGTAGACGAGGAAGGGCAAGAAGACAGAGAAGGCCCAGAGCAGCAGTGTGGGGAAGAACTGGGTGATGATGGGGTTCTGCAGGAGGAGAGGTGCCAGATATCCCTTCAGGAGCCTGTCAGAGCTCAGCTGTGTTGGAGACAGCTGTCCAGGCCTCCTGGCACAGCATGGTGCGTGCAAGGGGCAGGATGGGGCGTCCCCCCTCTGATCAGGGACACTTGCTTCAGGAGATAAGAGGTTGAGGCCAGCCAAAGGCACCATGGGCGTGCTCTGAGCCCCAGTGCCTGTCCAGCAGCTCACAGGTCAatgagcaggaaggagatgtgctgctggcagctcctAACATCTCCTGGAGCTCTTCCCACCTCTCTCCTCTCACAtggacaccaacctgccctcctCAATGGACACCACTAAGAAAGCTCAAATTTGCACAGatgcccagggctctgccactGGAAACACAAGAAGAGGATGGATGGCAAGCAGGGGCATGACCACTCCTTGCCCCTCATCAGCACCCATCCCTGTGATAGCTCATTTTCTTGGGCCATCATAGATGCCCTCTCCCCATCATGGACAAGTGTGGAAATAGAGACCTTTTGGGAAAGCTGGCCTGGGGCCCCAGGGACTACCTTGAGGCTTTCCACGGGGTGTGTGACATTGAACATGTCCATAGTGTTGACAATGATGGCTGGCGTggtgaggaagaagagaaggacGAAGAGGCAGATATTAAGGAGGATGAATCGCACCCACCAGGAAGTGCCACGGACTGATAAATTCTCCCTGTGAGAGGAAAGCATGACTAGGACATGGTGTGGAGGAAAAGCCATGCATCCTGGGCATCTCAGCCCAGCTCCCTGAGCCTCTGCCTCCCACTACCTGCACCAGTCATCTTGGCAGCCATTGCTCTGAGCTCACCCAtcctgagctgctgtgctgatACCTGCAGAGCCCCCAGGGCTAGAGAATGGCTGCATGGGGAATCTGTACCACCAGGAGGCTTTCAAGTGAAGCTGGAGAAACCAGAGCCTGGCAATCACCCCACACCTTGCCTGACCAAGCCCTGGCCCCTGCTAGGGGATCACCCCAGCCACCCCTGCTGACTTTTGCTGTCATCACAGGAGGGACTATTGGCCCCTGCCACCCTGGGGAAGTGCCCTATAGATATGGGCACAGGTTCTCTACAGCTATGTGGGCTCCCTATATGTACATGCACAAGTTCCCCTCGGCTgctctccccccttcctccctccatccaACCACAGGGGTTCACCAGATGATATCGCTGGGTGCAGGGGCATAGCAAATGCCCCAGTGATGTGACTTGACCACGGTGGTGACAGAGGACTGCTGGGGGTGCTTGCGGCAGCGAATGTGGCTGTAGTCCTTCAAAatcctgcaggaggagggagccaGGGGTCAGGCCCAGATAAAGGGCTACCCCTGAACCTTCTCCTAAGACTCTTCCTGCAGCCCCAGAAGAGCAGCCACCTCTGCAGATGGCAGAGACACCCGGGAGACAGACCCACCACCTGGCTTTGGCTGGGGAAGTGGGCAAGGTGACCCAGTTCCCCAGCAGCAGTGGCCACCAGGCTGGGGGACATCCCCATGCCATTGCACGAGGGGTACTCACACAGCCGTCATCCGCTCGTCCTGGAAGGTGACAAAGGCCATGTCAAGCCGCTTGAGCGTAATGCGGTTGCGCTCAGCATTGAACTCATCTGTGagcttctcctccagctccccatAGTACTGCTCAGCATCCACCTGTGGGAGCAGCCGAGGCTCTGCCGCaccagctgggctggggcacGGGCAAGCTGCATGCTCTGCCTTGCCTGTGGTGGcagcctgcctgtgcctgcccacagccctgcccacatCCTCCTACCTGCTCAAAGCCGCAGAAGCGGCAGCAGAAGATGCGGGCACACGGGTGGGTTTTGATCATGATCTTCCCCTCTTTCTGCGCCTTGGTGGTGAAGTAAAGGCGCCCTTTCATTGCCTTGCGCCTACCGGGAAGTCAGCAGGGGAAAGGGTCATTTGGGAAGTGGCAGACAGACAGAGAGGCAGACTGCAGCCCTCAACATGGTGGGCAGGAGCAGTACCCCCACCTGCAGAGGCAATGGGAACCTGCTAGCACTCACCTCTCTGCATCCAGCTTCATCAGCTTGCGCACATCAAAGCAGAACTGGACATTGGTGACGGTGCAGCTGGGATAAGCCTCACTGTGGGCACAGAGACACAGTGGCACAAAGAGGCAGggggcagggacagggacagccTTTGCCACCTGCCTGCCAGCCACCCAGCAGGGTGCACCACTACTCACTGGAAATGCTTGATGATAAGGGAAGGGTCCGTGATCTCCTTGGGGATGTGGGTAACCATCAGCGTCCGGGCGacctggggaaggagaaagggcaGAGGGGACAGGTGGGTAAGGGATCTGTGGGGCATCTCACTGCTACCCTGCTCGCCCAGCCACTGGGAAGGCAGAAGAGAGCTGGGGCACCAAGTTCCACGCTGGAGGTCAGCACAGACCTCCTCAGTGCTCAGGGGGCTGGACCTAGATGACCTTGATGTGCTTTCCAAatctaaccattctatgttcTGTGATTCGGTGCTCATCCCAGATGCTAGGGACATTGCTGGACACCACCACCTCCCAGACAAACACAGCAGAACTTCAATCTCAAGAGacaaggcagaaggaaaaagatctgCCACCAGGCGGCCAGGTTTTCTCCAGAAGCTGGAGAAAACCAGACATCTCTTTGCCTGCTGGCCCAGGCCCAGGCCCTGGCCCCGGCTGTTTCTAAAGCTCTCCCTACCGACTGGGACTATCCTTTCCACAAAGCATAAAGTTGTCCCTTAGCACTGAAcgaggcagggctggaggaaggaTGGTTGCTCACCTTCTCATTCTCTCTGTATTCAAGATGCACAGAGTGGTGGGCCATGCACAGGACTGTGAGGATGAAATAGATGAGGGCAAAGATGCTGTGCAGCCACAGGAGACGGTccctggaggaagggaagaagagatCAGTGAGCACTGTGGCAGGCATGTGGCATTCAGACCAGTCTGGCAGTCAGAGTCTCATGTTTGACCACCCCAGCCACCCAGTGGGACCTCCCTGAGCTGGCTGCTGAACCCTCACCCTGGGGACAAGAGGGACAGTGTCAGGGTGTTGGCTGAGATACTATAGAGTTGAGGACATCCTGCACCCCTAGGAGCacttctgctggcagcagggtgCAGTCAGCAGTGCCAGGATGCTGGCCATCACAACTGTGCTCATATGTGATGCAGAAAGACGGGGGGGCTACTGCAAGCAGCATGCTGCTCACATGGACCTGTCTCTGTTCCTGGCATGGGGCTGTGACCAGCACCATGCCTCAGTGCTCTGAGCAGTGCCCACCATAGtggcagcacccacagccctcCCTGGACATGGGAGCCACGTACTGCGTCGGGATGTTGGCGATGGTTGTCCGGCCAAAGTGGGTGGGATTGTGTCCTgcaggggaagaggagaagcaggatgTTAAGGGAACAGTGTGGTGTGCATACCCGTGCTCGCAGGGTTAATGGCTCTGGTATTTGCTCCCTCCTTTTCCACCTCCCAAGGTCTCCACCAAGCCCCTGCTGCCCTGGAGCTCCCTGCCTTTTGCATCCCTCTGTCCGACAGCTGATGGTGGGTTCCTGCTCACATGGGGGCTCCTGATGGAGAggttcttctgccctctgtcccagcagcacagagctcaccCTGAGGCTGGGCAGCCTGCACCAAAGTCCTGAGCTATGCCGAAGCTGGGGAAGCACCTACCCAGGAGGTCCCCTGAGAAGTTGACGGGGAGGATGACAGCCACGGAGAGGACGCAGACCAGCATCAGCAGGACCAGGAGGTGCCGCTGGAAGGACAGGTATGTGGTGGCATCGATCCCACACTTGCTTTGAATCTCCTCGTCCCTGGGGGAGAGAGGCAGGTGGGGGTGAACACTGGTGGTGCCTACCCATCACCTCCCACCCTGGGGACCCTGGCTGCTCCAGCCGCACATAACCCACGTCAACTGATGGCATCCTGCCTGTAGCACATGGTATTTGGGCACAGAGTGGATGAGGGACACAAGCATCCATTGGGCTGTCACCCCATTACAGGACCAGCTCCTACCAGAAGAGGTTGAAGCTCTTTTCTTTGGGATAGGATGTAGGGGCCAGGAGAAAACACAGAGGTGAGTCCTCTGCTCTCTCTCTGGAGAGGATATTTTAAgagggctctgctctgctgctggtccCAGAAGCTCCAGGTGGCGGGCCATCATCACCTGTGGGTACTAGCTCCCCACTGGCAAGTAGTGGTGGGGCATGGCTGTGATGCAAAGGACACACACTTACTTCATCTGGTAGATAGAAAGGAGCCAGGAGCAGAATccctggaaggaaaaagagtcAGAATGAGCCAGGGGTGACCACCCCAAAACCTCACTGGTGAGGATCCAAGGCTTGACACATGCTGGGGACACATGAAGAGGCGGTGCGGTGCTGGGGCTCAGCCCCCACCTCTGGGGTGCTCAGCCCAGTCGCTCATCTGCAGGGGTGGCAAAGGCAGCTGCCTTGAGAGGAACGGGAAAAACGGGGCACCACCGCAACACAGGCCCCGGGCTTCCAGCAACATCCTCCTCTGCCCCCCTGACTGGCAGCTCCTGACGTGCAATGCGCTTTTTTGGCCACTACTGAGCGCTGAGCCGACACTGTGATACAGGAGCACTAAGATCTTGTGTAATAGCTTATTCTCTGTCATTGCATACGTGATATTAGGGGGTTTCTCCCCTGTACGTTATTTTACGTTCTACCGACACCGGAGTTTAAtgtccccctgcagccctcGCAGTCATGGCTGTACAGAATAACACTCAGCCATCTGGCACCTCCTCTTCAACCCGTTCTGGAGGGTTTATGCTGGCCTTGGACAGCAGGGACCCCAGGCAGCCTGCTGCGGAACTCCCTTATCCTGCTCTGTGAGAGCTGgcagcttcttcctcctctccatcccctgcCTTTACTCATGCCAGGACCTTCCCGCCTACCCCACAACTCAGCTTAGTTTGATTAACTGCAGCTGAAGGCTTTGGAGGTGCAGACATCCCTGTgaccccagcagctccacagggaACCAACACCCCCTTAGCACAACCAGCCTGACTCCTCTCCTGCACCCCACTctggggctctgctctgcagaaccATGTCTTGGAGGCTGTCCATGCAGACCCCAACTTTCCTGGGATGTAATTTCTTGAATTTCCAGAAACCCTCCTGAAAACCAGCATTTATGAGCTGGTTCCCACTTCTCTAGGATCCCCACGTGCAGGAGAAAGGATGGACACTGCGGTCAGTAGCTCGGCTACTCGTCTCAGGGGGAGTGAGAAGTCCTGTGCCTGCTACCAGGAATTTGTGATGGTAGCGAGAATTCGTCAGGCTGCTTTTGTTGCAACCTTATCCTGCAATCCTGCTGCTGGAACCCTCCAGCTTTGTGCTTCCCCACAGAGAAGGGCTCCCAGGCAGGAATTTGTTCAAGCTCCTCCTCACTGGATACAGGGACCAAACATTTACTAAGCTTTCCCACCACATTCTCACCTTCTCCAGCAAGCATTTTCTATCTTCAACACCTATCAATCAGCCCTACAAACCCTCTGGCAGGTTTCCTGTTCTTCATTCGTGAGAAAAAATCCAGTACTTGCTTTTGTGCTCTCTACAAATTTCCCCTCAAATCTGTTCTTCTCATCCCTTAGTGCATTCCAAATCTGACCTGGCAATATTTAGATTTTTCTCATTTGGGAACAGCTTGGCTCTAAAAAGGATGTCTTCCTGCTTCTAGTAATCTCCCTCAATCTGCTCTTTAGCTGTTCTGGCTTTCCCTGTGGTCTTTCTCCCTTAGTTTTTGATGAGCGATACTCTGTGCAGAGTATCCGGTACAGAGCCTTTGAACAGGACTCCTGCCACCTGCAAGGATTTTGCTTCTTTACCTTTCCTGCCTAGTTTTTTTTAGTAAGCCATGTGATTCTCTTCATAGTCACACATAGTGACTGATTTCTGAGTTTCTGCTGCCAAAAAATAAAGAGACAGACAGCAAAATGTGTCTGTCTGTGCCTGTTTCCAGCAAAGCCTGGTTCATGCCTGGTGTggtagagggaaaaaaaaggatgacTTAAAAAAGATGATACCAGCAGAGGTGGAGGTGTGATCCAGGGGACTCTGACCTGTGGGGACCAGAAAGGTTCCTGCAGGCATACAAATTGGCTCTGGCCATGCATCTGACAGGGCCCCTGCGGCCAGCAGATGCTTGCcttggcagcagcatcccctcctAGCTGCAATTCAAGGTAGATGCCTCAAAACAAGCCAAGACAAAGAAACTGCTGCTAACAGGTGTTAAGCAGGAAACCCTGCTCTGGAGTGTTTAATTTCTCCCATTTAACTTCCGAGCTGGGTTTCTGGTGATGAGCAGAGTGGGCTGGGCAGGGACAAGGCCAGCTGGGGCTCCCATTGCCACAGGCACCAACACTTACCATGTCCTTGTTGTCAGTGTCCAGGGGGCTGCTCTCTGATGGGGACTTCTCCTTCTCACTCTGCTCTCCATAGAAAAGTGATGTCAGACTGCAGTGAGGAGAAGGGCGGAGAGGtgaggcaggaaagcagcagcagacaggagAGGATGAGCACTCTTGGACAGACTTCTagggagcagctgaggaaatgCCTTCCCTCTCCCCGCACCCTGCACTGGGGCTGGACCAGCAACCACCACTGGGCTCGGGGCGGGTGCTGCATCCTGTTGCCTCCACACTGACAATTCCTTGCAGCTTCTCTGTGGCCCTGCCCCACAGTGGGGTGGCCCGTGAAGAACATGACCTAGGTCAAGTGGCTGCTGAACCCTGTTTTTTCTATTCCACTAGTTTCAGCCCTCCCAAATGGTG
The Lathamus discolor isolate bLatDis1 chromosome 6, bLatDis1.hap1, whole genome shotgun sequence DNA segment above includes these coding regions:
- the TMEM63C gene encoding calcium permeable stress-gated cation channel 1; this encodes MESVYSVEPAPEGASPTSLDVLSFLDTLVNSTEEQCFSARSRSTVLEGLPFGGVPTVLAINFILWLLLLLIFSCLRKAAWDYGRLALLMDNDSLTSLFYGEQSEKEKSPSESSPLDTDNKDMGFCSWLLSIYQMKDEEIQSKCGIDATTYLSFQRHLLVLLMLVCVLSVAVILPVNFSGDLLGHNPTHFGRTTIANIPTQDRLLWLHSIFALIYFILTVLCMAHHSVHLEYRENEKVARTLMVTHIPKEITDPSLIIKHFHEAYPSCTVTNVQFCFDVRKLMKLDAERRKAMKGRLYFTTKAQKEGKIMIKTHPCARIFCCRFCGFEQVDAEQYYGELEEKLTDEFNAERNRITLKRLDMAFVTFQDERMTAVILKDYSHIRCRKHPQQSSVTTVVKSHHWGICYAPAPSDIIWENLSVRGTSWWVRFILLNICLFVLLFFLTTPAIIVNTMDMFNVTHPVESLKNPIITQFFPTLLLWAFSVFLPFLVYYSAFFESHWTRSSENQLTMHKCFFFLVFMVIILPSLGLSSLDLFFRWLFDTHFLDQADVKFQCVFLPDNGAFFVNYVVTSSLIGTAMELLRIPGLLVYTARLCFAKSEPERLHIKRSQAYQFQFGLEYAWTCCIFSVVMTYSITCPIIVPFGLLYMLLKHMVDRYNIYYVYIPTKLNQRLHIAAISQVVVAPILCMFWLLFFSVLRLGPTRPVTLFTFVVLLSCIVFSFFGLCLKKLQPRKPSSYQMSDQSEGAFNDVERSSVSSTPNSNLFVATVLQEPELSLTPAASPAHQSYGTMGNHLEPAEDGEDEALQSFETELETVEGEYRSGPVMESQTRYQ